In Desulfocurvus vexinensis DSM 17965, a single window of DNA contains:
- a CDS encoding SNF2-related protein produces MGCTEQNGIPFSKGQLVVDKNNPSQQGIYTGRCTRAGSQIMVEVQYPNGNTGFRPLGVLEALEPDKVKTLREQFFDGRFGKLSDLKRLITYEKLKGTLHEVIYSMEAAQIDFYPYQFKPVLKFINSPTERLILADEVGLGKTIESGLIWMEMQARYQSNRLLVICPKILAEKWHEELRNKFLLDARIIDFKGFRDEIKELKKNGPDYPFILIGTYSGLRPPKDSRESLNQPPEDKPSEYPKAELLRELRFWDEDYPPLDMVIFDEAHYMRNQATTTFHLGENISASARAVLCVSATPVNNSNIDLHSLLRLIDEDFFATQASFEDLVAMNRPAVHAGNALAQAPVDVETLMTSVQGMAKSRYIKENRLFDQFIKHLESLSHSGFKDVSLLAKCQDIAEKLNLLGAYINRTRRVQVKEERAVRKPHVVALEYTPEEMELYQAILKVVRLRCKKNKKPFHVFQVMGLQLMTASCLPAFSHRILSDELFADENLHQEAFGGEGFEKSSAASISGEDISRIRQLLSYDFEKNDSKFKALVDVLRKEPKEKIIIFAYYRPTLAYLRRRLVALGESVTIIHGGIPIENRWEELDRFKDPNGPRILLASEVGSEGIDLQFCRILVNYDLPWNPMRVEQRIGRIDRVGQKAKSLSIVHFKVSNTIEERIHERLHEKLEAFSSSLGDLDDVIGEEVKQLTIDLLSNELTPEEERNKISQTQTAIENRLVLIKTLEESGDALVALSDYVQKKVEEDRGKGRFVQADELENYVADFFGRYFKGTEVNYNTPFPGCLLIRFSEEARASLGDFIQGDRSLSARPLRQKELALSFSREVLQRLSQKQKRNINFVNHLSPMIRWITKINKDKEHDLYKLAAVTVLKASIPNGVYLYRIERWVMKGLSSVEKLSYAMICLKTGALYSINETEKIFQEVLTSGDDWPYRDYDRDLMMMRFDSLESYMQKMFSEEVTQFEIENESVLQIKTQRVTGIFDRRIEQDKRRLQTLVESGREERVIRMAQGRLNKAQENKAKRLNSLRASAEILPDTEPVAVGLVQVGA; encoded by the coding sequence ATGGGTTGCACAGAGCAAAACGGAATCCCTTTTTCTAAAGGCCAACTGGTAGTCGACAAGAATAACCCAAGCCAGCAGGGGATATACACGGGGCGATGCACCAGGGCAGGCTCGCAAATCATGGTCGAAGTGCAATACCCCAATGGTAATACCGGATTTCGCCCATTAGGCGTTTTGGAAGCTCTTGAGCCAGACAAAGTCAAAACGTTGCGCGAGCAGTTTTTTGACGGAAGATTTGGAAAGCTTTCGGACCTTAAGCGCCTTATTACTTATGAAAAACTCAAAGGCACACTTCATGAGGTGATCTACTCCATGGAGGCAGCCCAGATTGATTTCTATCCATACCAGTTCAAACCCGTCCTGAAATTCATCAATTCCCCGACCGAGCGTCTTATTTTGGCAGATGAGGTCGGTTTGGGGAAAACGATTGAATCCGGCCTCATCTGGATGGAGATGCAAGCCCGCTACCAGTCCAACAGGCTGCTTGTGATCTGCCCTAAAATTCTCGCTGAGAAATGGCATGAAGAGCTGCGGAACAAATTCCTGCTCGATGCGCGTATTATTGATTTCAAGGGATTTCGTGACGAAATCAAAGAACTCAAAAAGAATGGTCCCGACTATCCCTTCATCCTCATCGGCACTTATTCAGGCCTTCGCCCGCCAAAAGACTCGAGGGAAAGCCTCAATCAGCCTCCTGAAGATAAGCCGTCGGAGTATCCTAAGGCTGAACTCTTAAGGGAGCTCAGGTTTTGGGATGAGGATTACCCTCCCCTGGACATGGTTATCTTTGATGAAGCGCACTATATGCGCAACCAGGCGACAACGACCTTCCATCTTGGCGAAAATATCTCGGCCAGCGCCAGGGCCGTCCTTTGCGTTTCGGCAACGCCGGTTAACAACAGCAACATTGACCTGCATAGCTTGCTGCGCCTTATTGATGAGGACTTTTTCGCCACCCAGGCCAGCTTCGAGGATTTAGTGGCCATGAACCGACCTGCCGTCCACGCGGGCAACGCACTGGCGCAAGCCCCTGTGGATGTCGAGACGCTCATGACCTCAGTACAGGGAATGGCCAAAAGCAGATACATCAAAGAAAACAGGCTATTCGACCAGTTCATAAAGCATTTGGAATCACTCTCGCACTCGGGATTCAAAGATGTGTCTCTACTGGCTAAGTGCCAGGATATTGCAGAGAAATTAAATCTTCTTGGTGCATACATCAATCGAACACGCCGTGTGCAGGTCAAGGAAGAGCGGGCTGTGAGGAAGCCTCATGTTGTTGCCTTGGAGTATACTCCAGAAGAGATGGAGTTGTACCAAGCAATCCTCAAGGTTGTCCGACTAAGGTGTAAAAAGAACAAGAAACCATTTCACGTTTTTCAGGTGATGGGATTGCAGCTTATGACTGCGAGTTGCCTGCCTGCATTCTCTCATCGAATTCTTTCGGATGAGCTATTTGCCGACGAAAATTTGCATCAAGAGGCATTTGGAGGAGAAGGATTTGAGAAGAGCTCTGCAGCGTCCATCAGCGGCGAGGACATAAGTAGAATTAGGCAGCTCCTCTCCTACGATTTTGAAAAGAATGACAGTAAGTTCAAGGCACTTGTAGATGTTCTTCGCAAGGAGCCTAAAGAAAAAATAATAATCTTCGCCTATTATCGCCCGACATTAGCCTACCTCCGCAGGCGGCTGGTGGCCCTGGGCGAAAGCGTAACCATCATCCATGGCGGAATACCCATCGAAAATCGCTGGGAAGAGCTGGATCGTTTCAAGGATCCGAACGGTCCTCGAATCCTTCTCGCCTCGGAAGTGGGGAGCGAAGGCATAGACCTCCAGTTTTGCCGGATACTAGTCAACTATGATCTCCCATGGAATCCGATGCGGGTTGAGCAGCGAATTGGCCGTATCGACCGCGTGGGCCAGAAGGCGAAAAGCCTTTCCATTGTTCACTTCAAAGTAAGCAACACAATCGAGGAGCGAATTCACGAGCGACTACACGAAAAACTTGAAGCTTTCAGCAGCAGCTTGGGCGACCTCGATGATGTCATTGGAGAAGAAGTAAAGCAGCTAACTATAGATTTGCTCAGCAATGAACTGACCCCGGAAGAGGAACGAAATAAAATATCTCAAACTCAAACAGCGATAGAAAACCGTCTCGTACTGATCAAGACTCTAGAAGAGTCAGGTGATGCCTTGGTTGCTCTTTCTGATTACGTACAGAAGAAAGTTGAGGAAGACCGAGGCAAAGGGCGATTCGTGCAAGCTGATGAACTCGAAAACTATGTTGCTGATTTCTTCGGCAGGTATTTTAAGGGCACTGAAGTAAATTACAATACCCCTTTCCCTGGTTGCCTCTTAATCAGGTTCTCTGAGGAGGCCCGAGCATCATTAGGCGATTTCATTCAAGGGGACAGGTCGCTCAGCGCGCGTCCTCTACGGCAGAAAGAATTAGCGCTTTCTTTCAGCAGGGAAGTTCTTCAAAGACTATCCCAAAAGCAAAAGAGAAATATTAATTTCGTGAACCATCTTTCTCCAATGATTCGCTGGATCACGAAAATCAACAAAGATAAGGAACATGATTTATACAAACTGGCGGCAGTGACCGTTCTCAAAGCCAGCATTCCTAACGGAGTGTATCTCTATCGTATTGAACGCTGGGTTATGAAAGGACTTTCTAGCGTTGAGAAACTGTCTTATGCCATGATCTGCCTAAAAACAGGAGCACTCTATTCCATCAATGAAACAGAGAAAATATTTCAAGAAGTATTGACCTCTGGAGATGACTGGCCATATCGCGATTACGACAGAGATTTGATGATGATGCGATTTGATTCTCTTGAGTCATACATGCAGAAAATGTTTAGCGAAGAAGTGACTCAGTTTGAAATTGAGAACGAAAGTGTTCTGCAAATCAAGACACAGCGCGTTACTGGGATTTTTGACCGAAGGATAG